Proteins from a genomic interval of Gadus macrocephalus chromosome 2, ASM3116895v1:
- the atf4b gene encoding activating transcription factor 4b — protein sequence MTMMMTDSQFGLGDMEALLWGPSFPTADPTGFLNPQCDPAEEPNGPEGPLSFFASSLPSSFSSPSTSSSASPPAFYSPPASPPHLLPHGDKAGLGPDVLSLPWLAPSPSLGRVGTEVASGKGDAFRDLDWMTERMDLSEFDLDSLIGSCSADDDVPSSPESLLASLDSPTVLDALPQPPPPPAPLSPPSPAVIIVSTPTDFVMSPSSEPGFEVDLWEAASPLPCVPEPQEELEIKSEPDSPAPSPAYTLDLGSEVDVVDCEAKPALVAVPTAVVPPVPRIILSLSPTRIVVLLTPKDQVTTTVTNMPAVDQSSPRASPTSSRPSRSRPYPDPSLQSPSTSGAGKVRSTRGSTGEAGGGSSSSSSSSSCSSSSSRSSKAPKDKKLKKMEQNKTAATRYRQKKRVEQESLSTVYSNLERKNIELNEKADSMAREIQYLKELMEEVRTARLRKGLGGDL from the exons ATGACCATGATGATGACAGACTCACAGTTTGGCCTGGGAGACATGGAGGCCCTTCTCTGGGGGCCTTCCTTTCCCACGGCTGACCCAACCGGGTTCCTGAACCCCCAGTGTGACCCAGCAGAGGAGCCGAACGGACCAGAGGGCCCTCTGTCCTTCTTCGCGTCATCGTTGCCCTCTTCattttcctccccctccacctcctcttctgcCTCCCCTCCTGCCTTCTACTCCCCCCCCGCctcgccgccccacctgctgCCCCACGGGGACAAGGCCGGTCTTGGGCCGGacgtcctctccctcccctggttAGCCCCGTCCCCAAGTCTGGGCCGCGTTGGAACGGAGGTGGCCAGTGGCAAAG GCGATGCGTTCCGCGACCTTGACTGGATGACGGAGAGGATGGACCTGAGCGAGTTCGACCTGGACTCTCTGATTGGCTCGTGCAGCGCCGATGACGATGTCCCTAGCTCACCAGAAAGCCTCCTTGCCTCCCTCGACAGTCCGACTGTGCTCGACGCCCTCCCCCAGCCGCCCCCTCCACctgcccccctcagccccccttcCCCCGCTGTGATCATCGTGTCTACCCCCACCGACTTTGTGATGTCACCTTCTTCAGAGCCCGGGTTTGAAGTTGACCTTTGGGAAGCCGCCTCCCCGCTACCATGCGTCCCCGAACCCCAGGAGGAGCTAGAGATCAAGTCGGAGCCCGACTCTCCCGCGCCCTCCCCCGCCTACACCCTGGACCTGGGTTCCGAGGTGGACGTGGTGGACTGCGAGGCAAAGCCAGCACTGGTGGCGGTGCCCACCGCCGTcgtgcccccggtccccaggatcatcctctccctctcccccacccgcATCGTCGTCCTCTTGACCCCAAAAGACCAAGTTACCACCACCGTGACCAACATGCCAGCGGTGGACCAGTCCTCCCCGCGGGCCTCCCCCACATCGTCCCGGCCCTCCCGGAGCAGACCCTACCCCGACCCCAGCCTCCAATCTCCCAGCACCAGCGGAGCTGGCAAGGTGCGCTCCACCAGGGGATCGACAGGGGAGGcgggtggtggtagtagtagtagtagtagtagtagtagttgcagcagcagcagcagtaggtcGTCAAAGGCTCCCAAGGACAAGAAACTGAAGAAGATGGAGCAGAACAAGACAGCCGCCACACGCTACCGCCAAAAGAAGCGTGTGGAGCAAGAGTCACTTAGCACCGTGTACTCAAACCTGGAGAGGAAGAACATCGAGCTGAACGAGAAGGCTGACTCCATGGCCCGTGAGATCCAGTACCTCaaagagctgatggaggaggtccGCACGGCCAGGCTCCGGAAGGGTCTCGGTGGCGACCTCTAG